One part of the Clarias gariepinus isolate MV-2021 ecotype Netherlands chromosome 24, CGAR_prim_01v2, whole genome shotgun sequence genome encodes these proteins:
- the rplp0 gene encoding 60S acidic ribosomal protein P0, which translates to MPREDRATWKSNYFIKIIQLLNDFPKCFIVGADNVGSKQMQTIRLSLRGKAVVLMGKNTMMRKAIRGHLENNPALEKLLPHIRGNVGFVFTKEDLAEVRDLLLANKVPAAARAGAIAPCEVIVPAQNTGLGPEKTSFFQALGITTKISRGTIEILSDVQLIKPGDKVGASEATLLNMLNISPFSYGLIIQQVYDNGSVYSPEVLDITEDALHKRFLEGVRNIASVCLQIGYPTLASIPHSVINGYKRVLAVTVETDYSFPLADKVKAFLADPSAFAAVAAPAAAAAAPAAAPAAAAEPAKEESEESDEDMGFGLFD; encoded by the exons ATGCCCAGGGAAGACAGGGCCACGTGGAAGTCCAACTACTTCATCAAGATCATT CAACTGCTGAATGACTTCCCAAAATGCTTCATCGTGGGCGCAGACAACGTCGGCTCCAAGCAGATGCAGACCATCCGTCTGTCCCTGCGGGGCAAGGCAGTCGTGCTCATGGGCAAGAACACCATGATGCGCAAGGCTATCCGTGGCCACCTGGAGAACAACCCAGCCTTGGAGAA GCTGCTTCCTCACATCCGTGGAAATGTGGGCTTTGTCTTTACCAAGGAAGACCTGGCTGAGGTCAGGGACTTGCTGCTGGCCAATAAG GTGCCAGCTGCTGCCCGTGCTGGTGCCATCGCTCCTTGCGAGGTGATTGTGCCTGCTCAGAACACTGGGCTGGGTCCTGAAAAGACCTCCTTCTTCCAGGCTTTGGGTATCACCACCAAGATCTCCAGAGGAACTATTGAAATCCTG AGTGATGTGCAACTGATTAAGCCTGGAGATAAGGTGGGTGCCAGCGAGGCCACGCTGCTCAACATGTTGAACATCTCGCCCTTTTCCTACGGGTTGATCATCCAGCAGGTCTATGACAATGGCAGCGTCTATAGCCCTGAGGTGCTCGACATCACTGAGGATGCCCTGCACAAGAGGTTCTTGGAG GGTGTGAGGAACATCGCCAGTGTGTGTCTGCAGATTGGCTACCCAACTCTTGCCTCTATCCCTCATTCCGTCATCAATGGATACAAGAGGGTTCTGGCTGTCACTGTGGAGACAGACTATTCCTTCCCTCTGGCTGATAAG GTCAAGGCCTTCCTGGCTGATCCATCTGCTTTTGCTGCAGTTGCAGCTCCCGCTGCGGCAGCCGCTGCTCCCGCTGCTGCTCCAGCCGCCGCTGCAGAGCCAGCCAAGGAGGAATCTGAGGAGTCTGATGAGGACATGGGCTTTGGCCTGTTCGActaa